One genomic region from Candidatus Nitrosopumilus koreensis AR1 encodes:
- a CDS encoding 3-dehydroquinate synthase II produces the protein MSKSRELIISPKGSQAQLSKLLPQLEDEGIKMVYLDPKKLGKKKSKLQTVYPSSNANYVVLEKENASKPKGKKVGRKFQVLSNTDIENILSIAKKGLDFVVVEVKDWKIIPLENIIAKLHKIHTKIFAIARTPEEVRKMFSILEVGVDGVIFSTSSINEVREAMVYLGTRSFDMKPAKIIDIKEVGDGERVCVDTASILHKGEGMLIGSRSNFLFLVHNESVGSSFTSPRPFRVNAGAVHCYTLSPDGTTNYLSEVETGSEVLILNSKGKARRATVGRSKIERRPMLMIKAKAGNEIGGIIAQDAETIRFVKPNGQLVSVTHLKKGDTVMVHSKPATGRHFGMEVSDEYILEK, from the coding sequence TTGAGTAAAAGTAGAGAATTAATTATCTCCCCTAAAGGCTCACAGGCACAATTATCCAAACTTTTGCCTCAGTTAGAAGATGAAGGAATCAAAATGGTTTACCTTGACCCAAAAAAACTTGGTAAGAAAAAATCAAAATTACAAACTGTCTATCCATCAAGCAATGCCAATTATGTTGTTCTTGAAAAAGAGAATGCATCAAAACCAAAGGGAAAGAAAGTTGGAAGAAAATTCCAAGTGTTATCAAATACAGACATTGAAAATATCTTATCTATTGCAAAAAAAGGATTAGATTTTGTAGTCGTAGAAGTTAAAGACTGGAAAATTATTCCATTAGAGAATATTATTGCAAAACTTCACAAGATTCACACCAAAATTTTTGCGATTGCAAGAACACCTGAAGAAGTAAGAAAGATGTTCTCAATTCTAGAAGTAGGAGTAGATGGAGTGATTTTCAGTACATCATCAATTAATGAAGTTAGAGAAGCAATGGTCTACCTGGGAACCAGAAGTTTTGACATGAAACCTGCAAAGATTATTGACATCAAAGAAGTGGGAGACGGCGAGAGAGTTTGCGTAGATACTGCATCAATACTTCACAAAGGAGAAGGGATGTTGATTGGAAGCAGATCAAACTTTTTGTTTTTGGTACATAATGAATCAGTGGGTTCGTCATTTACATCACCAAGACCATTTAGAGTCAATGCAGGGGCAGTACATTGTTACACATTATCTCCAGACGGTACAACCAACTATCTCTCAGAAGTAGAAACAGGCTCAGAAGTATTAATTCTAAATTCCAAAGGAAAGGCAAGACGAGCAACTGTAGGAAGATCAAAGATTGAAAGAAGACCAATGTTAATGATAAAAGCAAAAGCAGGAAATGAGATAGGCGGAATTATTGCACAAGATGCAGAGACAATTCGTTTTGTAAAACCAAATGGACAACTAGTATCAGTTACACATCTTAAGAAAGGAGATACTGTTATGGTTCATTCAAAACCTGCTACAGGTAGACATTTTGGCATGGAAGTTTCAGACGAATACATTTTAGAAAAATAA
- a CDS encoding MIP/aquaporin family protein — protein sequence MVNPRAYLAEAISTYGLVFFGPLSVILAIASFGEELTTMSVLFISLGHGGAIALMIYAFGHVSGAHINPAVTIPMMITRKIGIADGIGYIISQLIGAVAAAATLKAILPELGAKVNFATQGGPSDLINNSIGSGFAIEAILTFFLVTVIFMSAVHKKASPGWHGFTIGGMVFLIHLIAVPLTGASVNPARTFGPALISGFWEFHWLYWAAPILGGIIAGLIMNYVFVKQAEQEA from the coding sequence ATGGTTAATCCAAGAGCGTACCTTGCTGAAGCAATCTCTACATATGGATTGGTATTTTTCGGTCCTCTTTCAGTAATTTTGGCAATTGCATCATTTGGCGAGGAATTGACAACGATGTCTGTACTATTCATTTCTCTTGGACACGGTGGTGCAATCGCTTTGATGATCTATGCATTTGGTCATGTGTCTGGTGCTCACATTAACCCAGCAGTTACGATTCCTATGATGATTACAAGAAAGATTGGAATTGCAGATGGAATTGGTTATATTATTTCACAATTAATTGGTGCTGTAGCAGCTGCTGCAACACTCAAAGCAATCTTGCCAGAACTTGGAGCTAAAGTAAACTTTGCAACTCAAGGTGGACCAAGCGATTTAATCAATAACAGTATTGGTTCAGGTTTTGCAATTGAGGCCATCTTGACATTCTTCTTAGTTACTGTTATCTTCATGAGTGCTGTTCACAAGAAAGCATCTCCTGGATGGCATGGATTTACCATTGGTGGTATGGTCTTTTTGATTCACCTGATTGCCGTTCCATTGACTGGTGCATCAGTAAACCCTGCAAGAACATTTGGTCCTGCACTAATTTCTGGATTCTGGGAATTCCATTGGTTGTATTGGGCAGCTCCAATTCTAGGTGGTATTATTGCTGGTTTGATAATGAATTATGTCTTTGTCAAACAAGCAGAACAAGAAGCATAA
- a CDS encoding cyclic nucleotide-binding/CBS domain-containing protein produces MNQENFNNSIKVQDIMTRTLITVNPDTTAIQVAKMMEQGRIGAVIVKDGDDLVGIVTDRDYATKVAANNLSLDTAVGKIMSSPLITINHDEPITAAAEMMASKKIRKLAVSNNGKITGIITSTDLVKQLAK; encoded by the coding sequence ATGAATCAAGAAAATTTCAATAATTCAATCAAGGTACAAGATATCATGACTCGTACTTTGATTACTGTTAATCCTGACACTACTGCAATACAAGTAGCAAAAATGATGGAACAAGGAAGAATTGGTGCTGTTATTGTAAAAGATGGTGATGATCTTGTGGGTATTGTTACTGATAGAGATTATGCCACAAAGGTTGCTGCAAATAACCTCTCATTAGACACTGCTGTAGGGAAAATAATGTCTTCCCCACTGATTACAATAAATCATGATGAGCCAATCACTGCAGCTGCCGAAATGATGGCCAGCAAAAAAATAAGAAAACTCGCCGTATCTAATAATGGCAAAATTACTGGAATTATTACCTCCACTGATTTGGTAAAACAACTGGCAAAGTAA
- a CDS encoding 2-amino-3,7-dideoxy-D-threo-hept-6-ulosonate synthase, whose protein sequence is MVSGNQIRLNRILRKGKMLCIPMDHGISNGPIEGLEDPASTIYKCEGHGLTSVIINKGIIKSLPKPTKVGILVHFSSSTALSLSPNRKMLIGTVKEAVALGADGVSLHINIGGKEEPEMLEQLGLTADQCHRWGMPLLAMMYPRGENIKDPHDPEIVAHVARIGAECGADIVKTLYTGDIDSFAKVVKSTPVPIVIAGGPKAKTDLDILQMTEDAMTAGAKGVTYGRNIFAHKAPEKMVEALAEIIFRKGTAKEAMKKIE, encoded by the coding sequence ATGGTATCTGGTAATCAGATTAGACTTAATCGAATTCTTAGAAAAGGAAAGATGTTATGCATTCCAATGGATCACGGGATTTCAAACGGACCTATTGAGGGTCTTGAAGACCCAGCATCAACAATTTACAAATGTGAAGGTCATGGCCTTACAAGTGTAATAATTAACAAAGGAATTATCAAATCATTACCAAAACCAACCAAAGTTGGAATTTTAGTTCATTTTTCAAGCAGTACAGCATTATCATTATCACCTAATCGAAAAATGCTCATAGGTACTGTAAAAGAAGCTGTTGCATTAGGAGCAGACGGAGTTTCATTGCATATCAACATTGGAGGAAAAGAAGAACCAGAAATGTTAGAGCAGTTAGGGTTAACTGCTGATCAATGTCACAGATGGGGCATGCCACTTTTAGCAATGATGTATCCAAGAGGAGAGAACATCAAAGATCCGCATGATCCTGAAATTGTTGCACATGTTGCAAGGATTGGTGCAGAATGTGGTGCAGATATTGTCAAGACATTATACACAGGAGACATTGATTCATTTGCAAAAGTTGTAAAGAGTACACCAGTTCCAATTGTAATTGCAGGAGGGCCAAAAGCAAAAACAGATTTAGATATTTTACAGATGACTGAAGACGCCATGACTGCAGGAGCAAAAGGTGTCACATATGGAAGAAATATCTTTGCACATAAAGCACCTGAAAAAATGGTAGAAGCATTAGCTGAAATAATTTTCAGAAAAGGTACAGCAAAGGAAGCAATGAAGAAAATTGAGTAA
- a CDS encoding DNA-3-methyladenine glycosylase I, protein MKRCGWATKEPNITYHDKEWGRPQHNDRKLFEFLILEGAQAGLSWETILKRRDGYKKAFSNFDVLKVSKYSQKNVSKLLKDESIIRNKLKINSAINNAKQFLKIQEEFGSFDRYLWDFVDYKPIKNKFKNLSELPASTEISEKLSKDLKKHGFSFVGPTICYALMQAIGMVNDHTQDCFLYQK, encoded by the coding sequence ATGAAGAGGTGTGGGTGGGCAACTAAAGAGCCAAACATCACTTATCATGATAAAGAATGGGGTAGGCCTCAACACAATGATCGAAAACTATTTGAGTTTCTGATATTGGAAGGTGCACAAGCTGGACTCTCATGGGAAACTATCCTCAAACGTAGAGATGGCTACAAAAAGGCATTTTCTAATTTTGATGTTCTTAAAGTTTCAAAATATTCTCAAAAAAATGTATCAAAATTACTTAAAGATGAATCCATAATTCGAAACAAACTCAAAATTAACTCTGCAATAAACAATGCAAAACAGTTTCTCAAGATTCAAGAAGAGTTTGGCTCTTTTGACCGATATCTTTGGGATTTTGTAGATTACAAGCCTATCAAAAATAAATTCAAAAACTTGTCTGAACTTCCTGCATCTACTGAAATCTCTGAAAAACTAAGCAAAGATCTCAAAAAACATGGATTTAGTTTTGTAGGTCCTACAATATGCTATGCTTTGATGCAGGCAATAGGCATGGTAAATGATCATACGCAAGACTGTTTTTTGTATCAAAAATAA
- the mqnC gene encoding cyclic dehypoxanthinyl futalosine synthase, producing MSQTTEQLQKSDIKDILENSLNGKRPNPEDCMRLLESDDVHLMGLVSGHLTRKQFGKKASFVNNIILNYTNVCITDCKFCAFYRSPGADDSYTLTLDQIESRVKTAWDMFKIRQVLIQGGHNPNLKIEYYEDAFRMIREKFPKVGVHGLSTSEIDMIARVEKSSTKEVLSRLKDAGLQSMPGAGAEILTDSVKEIISPKKISSDDWIRIMDEAHSLGIPSSATMMYGHVENKNDVVEHFFKLVKLQEKTKGFMAFIPWNFEPNNTLMHKEGLVEYGTGGIQLLKMIAISRLIFDGLIPHIQSSWLTNGIGMAQLALQYGADDFGGTLIGEEVVSCTGARSTELTDKIIIDAIHQIGYSVEERDNFYNPVSVL from the coding sequence TTGAGTCAGACAACTGAGCAACTACAAAAAAGCGACATTAAAGACATTTTGGAAAATTCTCTAAATGGAAAAAGACCTAATCCTGAAGATTGTATGAGATTATTGGAATCTGATGATGTTCATCTGATGGGGCTTGTGTCTGGTCATTTAACAAGAAAACAATTTGGAAAAAAAGCATCTTTTGTAAATAACATAATTTTGAATTATACTAACGTCTGTATTACTGATTGTAAGTTTTGTGCATTCTACAGATCACCTGGGGCTGATGATTCTTACACACTAACATTGGATCAAATTGAATCTCGAGTTAAAACTGCATGGGACATGTTTAAGATTCGTCAAGTGTTAATTCAAGGAGGACATAACCCAAATCTGAAAATTGAATATTATGAAGATGCATTTAGAATGATCAGAGAAAAATTTCCCAAAGTTGGGGTTCATGGACTATCCACATCTGAAATCGACATGATTGCAAGAGTTGAAAAATCATCAACTAAGGAAGTTTTATCCAGACTCAAAGACGCAGGTCTACAATCTATGCCGGGGGCAGGAGCTGAGATCTTAACTGACTCTGTCAAAGAAATCATCAGTCCAAAGAAAATTTCTAGTGATGATTGGATTAGAATCATGGATGAAGCTCATTCTCTTGGAATTCCTTCTTCTGCAACAATGATGTATGGACATGTGGAAAACAAAAATGATGTTGTTGAACACTTTTTCAAACTTGTAAAACTACAAGAAAAAACCAAAGGATTCATGGCATTTATTCCATGGAACTTTGAACCAAATAATACTCTGATGCATAAAGAAGGACTTGTAGAATATGGGACAGGCGGAATTCAACTCTTAAAGATGATTGCTATATCTAGATTGATTTTTGATGGTCTTATTCCACATATTCAATCCTCATGGCTGACAAATGGTATTGGCATGGCACAACTTGCTTTGCAGTATGGCGCAGATGACTTTGGCGGAACCTTGATTGGAGAAGAAGTAGTTTCTTGTACTGGAGCGCGCTCAACCGAACTTACAGATAAAATAATTATTGACGCAATTCATCAAATTGGTTACTCTGTAGAAGAGAGAGATAATTTCTATAACCCTGTCTCAGTATTATAA
- a CDS encoding NRAMP family divalent metal transporter → MSLNLNHFTKTAGPGILFACTAIGVSHLVQSTRAGADYGLMILGFVIVVTLLKYPFFEYGSRYANSTQTSIVDGYKKLGTPALWLYFLITVASMFFVTGAVGFVTAGFFENLFGLDFLGEWTIIILFVVCVVILAIGKYRILDSLIKIIAIVLLVSTVSAFLLTLYNGPVDPIAGFEPKDLWDVSGIFFLLALMGWMPTAVDLSSWNSLWTLERIKQTNYKPKLNETLFEFRLAYLITGILAIMFVVLGAFIFYGSDDELPNNNALFANEIVSLYTQTIGDWSYVIIAASAFTVMFGTIIAVFDGYSRSLQRTIELIFTKKEEKIRSKFRTLYVVFLLVISTGSLIVIFQFENNLKELVDFATVLSFVIAPIIAVFNFRLVTGKFLDKSSQPSALLKILSFAGIIFLSGFAIVFLIMNFYS, encoded by the coding sequence GTGTCACTGAATTTAAATCATTTCACAAAAACCGCTGGGCCTGGAATTTTATTTGCTTGTACTGCAATTGGTGTGTCTCACCTTGTCCAATCAACTAGGGCTGGTGCAGATTACGGTTTGATGATTTTGGGTTTTGTTATTGTAGTTACTTTGCTGAAATACCCTTTCTTTGAATATGGTTCTCGATATGCAAATTCAACTCAAACTAGTATTGTTGATGGATACAAGAAACTTGGAACTCCTGCACTGTGGTTGTATTTTCTAATTACGGTTGCTTCTATGTTTTTTGTTACCGGTGCAGTAGGGTTTGTCACTGCCGGTTTTTTTGAGAATTTATTTGGACTTGACTTTCTAGGGGAATGGACAATAATTATTTTGTTTGTTGTATGTGTTGTAATACTTGCAATTGGGAAATACCGTATTCTTGATAGCTTGATTAAGATTATTGCAATAGTTTTACTCGTATCTACTGTCTCGGCATTTTTACTCACCTTGTATAATGGTCCTGTAGATCCTATAGCAGGATTTGAGCCAAAAGATCTTTGGGATGTGTCTGGAATTTTTTTCTTGCTGGCCCTGATGGGATGGATGCCGACTGCAGTTGATCTTTCTAGCTGGAATAGTTTGTGGACCTTGGAGAGAATAAAACAGACAAATTATAAACCAAAACTAAATGAAACACTCTTTGAATTCAGATTGGCATATCTGATTACGGGCATTCTTGCAATAATGTTTGTCGTACTAGGTGCATTCATTTTTTATGGTTCAGATGATGAATTGCCAAACAATAACGCTCTATTTGCAAATGAAATTGTCTCGTTGTATACTCAAACAATAGGGGATTGGAGTTATGTCATTATTGCGGCATCTGCATTTACTGTAATGTTTGGAACAATAATTGCTGTATTTGATGGCTACTCTCGCTCTTTACAACGAACCATAGAATTAATTTTTACAAAAAAAGAAGAAAAAATACGTTCAAAATTTCGAACTTTGTACGTTGTATTCTTACTTGTAATTTCTACCGGTTCTCTTATTGTAATATTTCAATTTGAAAATAATCTCAAAGAACTAGTTGATTTTGCCACTGTACTCTCATTTGTGATTGCGCCTATAATTGCAGTATTTAATTTCCGGCTAGTTACTGGTAAATTTCTGGACAAATCTTCTCAGCCATCTGCATTGCTGAAGATTCTCAGCTTTGCAGGAATAATTTTCCTAAGTGGCTTTGCAATAGTGTTCTTGATAATGAATTTTTACTCATGA
- a CDS encoding menaquinone biosynthesis decarboxylase, whose amino-acid sequence MPIEDIHEFISELEKNGELKRVQTEVDSNLEIAEIMRREMYSDGPAILFENVKDYDMPVLGNAFGSMKRLEIGLEMTDFTEIGKRIADMTKMDVPSGLLNKIKKLPELSKMTASFPKSEVSGPVTEITSTDASFDDLPILKSWPNDAGQFITLGMVATKHPETGVRNLGVYRMQIVDKTHALMHWQKHKRGAHHGDISKDRGEKIPTAIIIGGEPATVFSSIAPVPEGLDKYLFAGITRKEGIKTVKCKTIDLDVPANAEIVLEGYVDPSDIRDEGPFGDHTGYYTPVEPYPTFTLTGIMRRKDPVYVTTVVGKPILEDAYIGKVIERSFLPLIQMFHPEVVDFSMPAAGWFQGFAIISIKKRYPGQAKKVMMGLWGMGQLSLTKMFVVVDEDINVHDINDVIWAITTRADAARDTTIINNAPTDTLDPASPLVNLGSKMGIDATQKTKEEGYNREIQQQVKVDDETKNLVDSKWSDYGL is encoded by the coding sequence GTGCCAATAGAAGACATCCACGAGTTCATTTCAGAGCTTGAAAAAAATGGAGAATTGAAGAGAGTACAAACAGAAGTTGATTCGAATTTAGAGATTGCAGAAATTATGAGAAGAGAGATGTATTCAGATGGACCTGCGATTCTTTTTGAAAACGTAAAAGATTACGATATGCCCGTTTTGGGAAATGCGTTTGGTTCTATGAAAAGATTAGAGATTGGACTTGAAATGACAGATTTTACTGAAATTGGTAAACGTATTGCCGACATGACAAAGATGGATGTTCCATCAGGATTGTTAAACAAAATAAAAAAACTTCCAGAACTCTCAAAGATGACTGCATCATTTCCAAAATCAGAAGTTAGTGGGCCAGTAACAGAGATCACATCAACTGATGCATCGTTTGACGATTTACCGATTCTAAAATCTTGGCCAAATGATGCAGGGCAATTTATCACGTTAGGGATGGTAGCTACAAAACATCCAGAAACAGGAGTTAGAAATTTAGGAGTTTACAGAATGCAAATAGTTGATAAAACACATGCATTAATGCATTGGCAAAAACACAAGAGAGGTGCACATCATGGAGACATCTCAAAAGACAGAGGAGAGAAAATCCCAACTGCAATAATTATTGGAGGCGAGCCTGCAACAGTATTTTCATCAATTGCACCAGTTCCAGAAGGACTAGACAAATACTTGTTTGCAGGAATTACAAGAAAAGAAGGAATCAAAACTGTGAAATGTAAAACAATTGATTTGGATGTTCCAGCAAATGCTGAAATTGTTTTAGAAGGATATGTTGATCCATCAGACATTAGAGATGAAGGTCCATTTGGAGATCATACAGGATACTATACTCCAGTAGAACCATATCCAACATTTACACTGACAGGAATAATGAGAAGAAAAGATCCAGTATACGTTACAACGGTGGTCGGAAAACCAATCTTGGAAGATGCATATATTGGAAAAGTTATTGAGCGTTCATTTTTGCCGCTAATTCAGATGTTTCATCCAGAGGTAGTTGACTTTAGCATGCCAGCAGCTGGATGGTTCCAAGGATTTGCAATAATTTCAATCAAAAAGAGGTATCCAGGTCAAGCAAAAAAAGTGATGATGGGTTTATGGGGAATGGGACAGCTATCATTAACAAAGATGTTTGTTGTGGTAGATGAAGACATCAACGTTCACGATATCAACGATGTGATTTGGGCAATTACAACTAGAGCAGATGCAGCAAGAGACACCACAATAATCAACAATGCTCCAACAGATACATTAGATCCAGCTTCACCACTTGTCAACTTGGGTTCAAAGATGGGAATTGATGCCACACAAAAAACAAAGGAAGAAGGATACAATAGAGAAATCCAGCAACAAGTAAAAGTTGATGATGAAACAAAAAATCTAGTAGATTCTAAATGGTCTGATTATGGGTTATAA
- the bcp gene encoding thioredoxin-dependent thiol peroxidase — translation MISEGDSVPKFEINDANGNKVKSSDFKGKKHAIYFYPKDFTPGCTTEADEFSKDYKKFQKEEIEIIGISPDDVDSHKKFCEKMKIKYPLLADVDKKVSKMFGVWGKKKFMGREYMGVMRSTFLVDEKGKIFKIYPKVKPAGHSKQVFDDFKNLE, via the coding sequence ATGATTTCAGAGGGGGATTCTGTTCCAAAGTTTGAGATAAATGATGCCAATGGAAATAAGGTAAAATCTTCAGATTTTAAAGGCAAAAAACATGCCATCTACTTTTATCCAAAAGACTTCACCCCAGGATGCACTACAGAAGCAGACGAATTCTCAAAAGACTATAAAAAATTCCAAAAAGAAGAAATCGAGATTATTGGTATTAGTCCAGATGATGTTGATTCTCATAAAAAATTCTGCGAAAAGATGAAAATCAAGTACCCACTCTTAGCAGACGTAGATAAAAAAGTGTCAAAGATGTTTGGGGTATGGGGCAAGAAGAAATTCATGGGCAGAGAATACATGGGAGTCATGAGAAGTACCTTTCTCGTTGATGAAAAAGGAAAAATTTTCAAAATATATCCAAAAGTAAAACCAGCAGGTCATTCAAAACAAGTGTTTGATGATTTTAAAAATTTAGAATAA
- a CDS encoding NADPH-dependent FMN reductase encodes MKPKILAFAGSTRTGSFNKKLVKISAQGAIESGADVTIIDLRDYLMPLFDADLEENEGIPSNACKLKELLSSHHGFLIASPEYNSSISGVLKNMIDWTSRQGEDEEPLIGYKDKVAGLMSASPGKLGGLRGLVHVRAILENMGVLVMPNQTTISQAHEAFDSNNMLKDQKQEQKVKRIGSDLTQILLKLNS; translated from the coding sequence ATGAAGCCAAAAATACTTGCATTTGCAGGTAGTACACGTACCGGTTCTTTTAACAAAAAATTGGTCAAAATATCTGCTCAAGGAGCAATTGAATCTGGTGCAGATGTAACTATAATTGATCTCCGAGACTATTTGATGCCTCTTTTTGATGCAGATTTGGAGGAAAATGAAGGGATTCCATCTAATGCATGTAAATTAAAAGAATTATTGTCATCTCATCACGGATTTTTAATTGCATCTCCTGAGTACAATAGTTCTATTTCGGGAGTTTTAAAAAACATGATAGATTGGACATCGAGACAGGGTGAAGATGAGGAACCTTTGATAGGTTACAAAGACAAAGTCGCAGGATTGATGAGCGCCTCTCCTGGAAAACTAGGTGGGTTAAGGGGATTGGTTCATGTTCGCGCTATTCTTGAAAACATGGGAGTATTGGTAATGCCAAACCAAACAACAATATCTCAAGCTCATGAAGCCTTTGACTCCAACAATATGTTGAAAGACCAGAAACAAGAACAGAAAGTAAAACGAATTGGATCTGATTTAACTCAAATTTTACTGAAATTAAATTCTTAA
- a CDS encoding ferritin, protein MKISPKMKKALNDQIALESVASNSYLAMASWCEVTGYQGGATFFYAQSDEEKTHMLKIIHYLNDIGAIATIPAVKEPKSSYKSLEEVVKTALKNEQAVTKAIHNIVELAHKEKDHCTYAFLEWFVNEQVQEETKFETILQKFDLLGRDKLGINEVDKFLASESGDSSSPAA, encoded by the coding sequence ATGAAAATTTCTCCTAAAATGAAGAAAGCACTAAATGATCAGATTGCTCTGGAATCTGTAGCATCTAATAGCTATCTGGCAATGGCTTCTTGGTGTGAGGTTACTGGGTATCAAGGTGGTGCAACATTCTTCTATGCTCAATCAGATGAAGAAAAAACTCACATGCTAAAAATAATCCATTACTTAAATGACATTGGAGCAATCGCAACCATTCCTGCAGTTAAGGAACCAAAAAGTTCATACAAATCACTTGAAGAAGTAGTCAAAACTGCACTGAAAAATGAACAAGCTGTTACAAAAGCAATTCACAATATAGTTGAACTTGCACATAAAGAAAAAGATCACTGTACCTATGCCTTTTTGGAATGGTTTGTAAACGAACAAGTTCAAGAAGAGACAAAATTTGAAACAATCTTGCAAAAGTTTGATCTTCTTGGTAGAGATAAACTAGGAATTAATGAAGTTGACAAATTTTTAGCTTCTGAATCTGGTGATTCGTCTTCACCTGCAGCCTAA